One part of the Nostoc sp. PCC 7120 = FACHB-418 genome encodes these proteins:
- a CDS encoding molybdopterin oxidoreductase family protein: MTESTKTLCPYCGVGCGLEVTPPAQLNKATNRDSQGNPTWRVRGDKAHPSSQGMVCVKGATIAESLDKNRLHYPMVRESLDQEFRRVSWDEAFDLITKRIQSVRFTQGAEAICMYGSGQFQTEDYYIAQKLMKGCLGSNNFDANSRLCMSSAVSGYIQSFGADGPPCCYEDLELTDCAFLIGTNTAECHPIVFNRLEKYHRKNHKVKMIVVDPRRTPTAEAADLHLAIKPGTDIDLLNGIAHLLMRWNMIDVGFIDDCTRNFSAYAEVIRHYSPEVVARQCGITIEDLETASRYWGESQRVLSLWSMGVNQSSEGTAKVRTIINLHLMTGQVGKPGAGPFSLTGQPNAMGGREAGGLAHLLPGYRLVKNPQHRAELEAFWGFQPGQISPHPGLTAWDMITGLEDGNVGLLWIAATNPAVSMPDLERTKKALLRSPFTIYQDAYHPTETTAYAHVLLPAAQWGEKTGIMTNSERRVTLCQAFRQPPREAKPDWEIFAEVGRRLGFEDKFAFTNSAQVYAEFTQLTKGRPCDMSGISHQQLQAQGPTQWPHSSINIETQKPTQHPTVNSQQSTVTSQQSKRLYTDLRFHTPDGRARFGAYYSKGLAEPPDPSYPFVLTTGRLYGHWHTQTRTGRIEKIRAMHPEPFIEIHPRDAAKLGITDNVVVEVRSRRGSAKFPAKVTKAISPGTVFVPMHWGKLWADDAEANALTHSESCPDSLQPELKACAVQLIPISVENTAQNYQLQSSQW, translated from the coding sequence GTGACTGAATCTACCAAAACCCTATGTCCTTATTGTGGTGTCGGCTGTGGACTAGAAGTAACACCACCCGCCCAACTCAACAAAGCCACAAATCGAGATAGCCAAGGAAATCCAACTTGGCGGGTGCGGGGTGATAAAGCCCATCCATCTAGCCAGGGTATGGTTTGTGTCAAAGGGGCAACGATCGCCGAATCTTTGGATAAAAATAGATTACATTACCCAATGGTACGGGAATCACTTGATCAAGAGTTCCGCCGTGTCAGTTGGGATGAAGCTTTTGACCTCATCACCAAGCGTATTCAATCTGTGCGCTTTACCCAGGGGGCGGAAGCTATATGTATGTATGGTTCCGGTCAATTCCAAACGGAGGATTACTACATAGCCCAAAAACTGATGAAAGGTTGTTTGGGTAGCAATAATTTTGATGCTAACTCTCGGCTATGTATGTCTAGTGCGGTCTCTGGGTATATTCAAAGTTTTGGGGCTGATGGGCCTCCCTGCTGCTATGAAGATTTGGAGTTAACTGACTGTGCATTTTTAATTGGGACAAATACCGCCGAATGTCACCCGATTGTTTTTAACCGCCTGGAGAAGTACCACAGAAAAAACCATAAGGTAAAAATGATTGTGGTTGATCCTCGACGCACACCCACAGCCGAAGCAGCTGATTTACATTTGGCGATTAAACCGGGTACAGATATTGACTTGTTAAATGGAATTGCTCATTTGTTAATGCGTTGGAACATGATAGATGTCGGTTTCATCGATGACTGTACCAGAAACTTTTCGGCTTACGCTGAGGTAATTCGCCACTATTCGCCGGAGGTAGTAGCTCGTCAATGTGGTATCACCATCGAAGATTTAGAAACCGCCTCCCGTTATTGGGGTGAATCGCAGCGTGTGTTGTCCTTATGGTCGATGGGTGTAAATCAATCAAGTGAAGGTACAGCCAAAGTCAGAACGATTATTAACCTGCATTTGATGACGGGACAAGTCGGAAAACCAGGGGCTGGGCCTTTCTCTCTCACTGGTCAACCGAATGCAATGGGAGGAAGGGAAGCAGGCGGTTTAGCTCATTTATTACCGGGTTATCGATTGGTGAAAAATCCCCAACACCGGGCAGAATTAGAAGCATTTTGGGGATTCCAGCCAGGGCAAATTTCACCCCATCCTGGTTTAACTGCATGGGACATGATCACTGGCTTGGAAGACGGTAACGTGGGTTTACTGTGGATTGCGGCTACTAACCCAGCTGTAAGTATGCCAGATTTGGAACGGACGAAAAAGGCATTATTGCGATCGCCTTTCACCATCTACCAAGATGCTTACCACCCCACAGAAACTACAGCTTATGCCCATGTCTTGTTACCAGCAGCCCAGTGGGGTGAAAAAACTGGTATCATGACTAACTCAGAACGTCGAGTTACCCTATGTCAAGCCTTCCGCCAACCACCACGAGAAGCTAAACCAGATTGGGAAATCTTCGCAGAAGTGGGACGCAGATTAGGTTTTGAGGACAAGTTCGCCTTTACTAACTCAGCCCAAGTATACGCCGAGTTTACCCAACTGACCAAGGGTCGCCCTTGTGATATGTCTGGTATCAGCCATCAACAATTGCAAGCCCAAGGCCCCACTCAATGGCCCCACTCCTCTATAAATATCGAAACACAAAAACCAACTCAACACCCAACAGTCAACAGTCAACAGTCAACAGTCACCAGTCAACAGTCAAAAAGACTCTACACTGATTTACGTTTTCATACCCCTGATGGTCGCGCTCGATTTGGCGCATATTATTCTAAGGGATTAGCAGAACCACCAGACCCTAGTTATCCTTTTGTGTTGACTACTGGACGATTATACGGACATTGGCACACCCAAACCCGTACTGGTCGCATTGAAAAAATCCGCGCCATGCACCCCGAACCATTTATCGAAATTCATCCTCGTGATGCGGCGAAGTTAGGCATTACTGATAATGTGGTGGTGGAAGTGCGATCGCGTCGAGGTAGCGCCAAGTTTCCCGCCAAGGTGACAAAAGCTATTTCCCCAGGTACAGTTTTTGTGCCTATGCACTGGGGTAAACTCTGGGCAGATGACGCAGAAGCTAACGCCCTCACCCATTCAGAATCTTGCCCCGATTCACTGCAACCAGAATTAAAAGCCTGTGCAGTCCAATTAATACCAATCTCCGTAGAAAACACAGCCCAAAATTATCAACTCCAGTCATCTCAGTGGTAA
- a CDS encoding phosphate-starvation-inducible PsiE family protein, with translation MRKIIRQILGITKDENFMHAIEHIEVLVSKVLSIFMVVVILVAIADLAIFIIKEVFTTPYGSINTTLFKVFGLFLNILIALEILENITAYLKRHVFQVELVIVTSLIAVARKIIILDLEKVKGIDIIGLGVAILALSISYLIIRFSNSNNRH, from the coding sequence ATGAGGAAAATAATTAGGCAAATTTTGGGAATCACGAAAGATGAGAACTTCATGCACGCTATTGAACATATAGAAGTGCTGGTTTCTAAAGTTCTATCTATTTTTATGGTAGTAGTAATTTTAGTGGCGATCGCTGATTTAGCAATTTTCATTATTAAGGAAGTATTTACTACACCCTACGGCTCAATTAACACAACACTATTTAAAGTCTTTGGTTTATTTTTAAATATCCTCATTGCTTTAGAAATTTTAGAAAATATTACAGCTTATCTCAAGAGACACGTTTTCCAGGTTGAGTTAGTAATTGTTACTTCTTTGATCGCTGTAGCTAGAAAAATTATTATTCTTGATTTAGAAAAAGTGAAAGGGATTGATATTATTGGCTTGGGCGTGGCAATTTTAGCTCTGTCAATTAGTTATTTAATCATTCGTTTTAGTAATTCCAACAACAGACATTAA
- a CDS encoding nitrate reductase associated protein, which produces MAEFFEFESDFVDSLRCIPMQVRYKLDTCGIKLKLADWNQMTQAEREALVELPCTTAAEIQSYQEYIQHLIINRTGTPPGNLPIDSKPAWLDSSSIPDSIEDKAQEIGVTLTLSQWVNLTPLQRFALIKLSRSGHENKNFPKAIAEFNISRIG; this is translated from the coding sequence ATGGCAGAATTCTTTGAATTTGAATCAGATTTTGTTGATTCCCTGCGCTGCATACCTATGCAGGTGCGCTATAAACTTGATACCTGCGGCATTAAGCTAAAATTAGCTGACTGGAACCAGATGACTCAAGCCGAAAGAGAGGCTTTAGTTGAATTACCTTGCACGACAGCAGCAGAAATTCAATCTTACCAAGAATATATCCAACATTTAATTATCAATCGAACTGGTACACCACCTGGAAATTTACCGATTGACTCTAAGCCAGCTTGGCTAGACTCTAGCAGCATACCAGATAGCATTGAAGATAAAGCTCAAGAAATAGGCGTGACTTTAACTTTGTCACAGTGGGTAAATTTAACGCCCTTACAACGTTTTGCTTTAATTAAACTCAGCCGTTCAGGACATGAAAACAAAAATTTTCCCAAGGCGATCGCCGAGTTTAATATAAGTAGAATAGGGTAG
- a CDS encoding ferritin-like domain-containing protein gives MVQLSERPGTARINNFQEKFIYEVGAMYDAEHRFWEAQQTMLQCCQNSQLRSLIETHIRETEQQIRNLEQVFNALGQQPRRVTCDAAAGLVSDGQKLMLLASENQQILNLGLAGGQAKVEQLEIACYRGLIRAAEQMGQDQVVQLLRQNLQQEEQTSQKIEQHLPQLIQEAQSAGGSKTSKSR, from the coding sequence ATGGTTCAACTAAGCGAACGTCCAGGAACTGCCAGAATCAACAACTTCCAAGAAAAGTTTATCTACGAAGTTGGTGCTATGTATGACGCGGAACATCGCTTCTGGGAAGCCCAACAGACAATGTTGCAGTGTTGCCAAAATAGTCAACTCAGGTCTTTGATTGAAACTCACATCCGCGAAACAGAACAGCAAATTCGCAATCTAGAACAGGTGTTCAACGCTTTGGGACAGCAACCAAGGCGGGTTACTTGTGATGCTGCTGCTGGTCTTGTCAGTGATGGTCAAAAGTTAATGCTCCTAGCTTCTGAAAATCAACAAATTCTTAATCTAGGGCTAGCTGGTGGTCAAGCCAAAGTGGAACAGCTAGAAATTGCCTGTTACCGTGGTTTAATTCGAGCCGCCGAACAGATGGGACAAGATCAAGTCGTACAACTGTTACGGCAAAACTTGCAGCAGGAAGAGCAAACATCTCAAAAAATAGAGCAACATCTGCCGCAGTTAATTCAAGAAGCCCAATCAGCAGGCGGTTCCAAGACTAGTAAGTCTCGCTAG
- a CDS encoding HEAT repeat domain-containing protein — translation MTVSQLQEISAQLESPDLRDRMVALANLRNIAAEDAVPLIKKVLDDESLQLRSMAIFALGIKQTAECYPILATILQNDPDYGIRADAAGALGYLGDIRAFEVLSRAFYEDTDWLVRFSAAVSLGNLKDPRAHEVLMQALDSKEGVIQQAAISALGEIQDIESVDSILRFAQSDDWLVRQRLAESLGNLPTPKSVSALKYLEKDSHPNVAEAARIGLKRLEEMGNQA, via the coding sequence ATGACTGTTTCACAATTGCAGGAAATTTCTGCTCAGTTAGAAAGTCCAGATTTGCGCGATCGCATGGTAGCTCTTGCTAATTTGCGAAATATAGCTGCTGAGGATGCTGTACCTTTAATTAAAAAGGTATTGGACGACGAATCTTTACAGCTGCGATCGATGGCAATCTTTGCTCTAGGCATCAAACAAACAGCAGAATGTTACCCAATCTTGGCAACCATTCTCCAAAATGACCCAGATTATGGCATTCGCGCTGATGCGGCTGGCGCATTGGGATACTTGGGTGATATTAGAGCCTTTGAAGTGCTGTCACGAGCATTTTACGAAGACACAGACTGGTTAGTCCGTTTTAGTGCGGCAGTTTCTCTTGGTAATCTCAAAGACCCACGCGCCCATGAAGTCTTGATGCAGGCGTTAGATAGCAAAGAAGGAGTCATCCAGCAAGCTGCTATCTCTGCCTTAGGTGAAATACAAGATATTGAGTCGGTTGATAGTATCCTGCGCTTTGCTCAGTCAGATGATTGGTTGGTGCGCCAACGTCTGGCAGAATCCTTGGGTAATCTTCCCACTCCCAAGAGTGTATCAGCTTTAAAATACTTAGAAAAAGACAGTCATCCTAATGTTGCCGAAGCTGCGAGGATTGGTCTAAAAAGACTTGAGGAAATGGGTAATCAAGCTTAA